Part of the Mangifera indica cultivar Alphonso chromosome 4, CATAS_Mindica_2.1, whole genome shotgun sequence genome, TTAAAACAAGCCATGAATATGATTTAATTTCGAGTTTTGAACTTCCACCTTGAGTCAAGTTtgaacttttctaatttttcgttcaataaactcaaataaaactaaaacttttttaaatctcactacaacaaatttaaGCTAAGCTTGAACCATTCcattatgtatctaaattgaACTTGAGTAAACTCATGTTCAGTAAGGGTAATTCgagttaaagttaaagataattcaagtttgatttgatccaaagttcaaagtttgaaaatatactcTAATTAAcggtttattaataaaataatattattttgataattttttgacataatttaaattgatctgttagctaaatttgaatcaaattaagttatttaTCCGGATCACAATCCAAAAGGAGTTAAatactctttaatttaaattcgactcaatttaaaaaaataagctaactctctcaaattaaatttaatttgagtttggctCATCTTAATTCAAATTACGGCGAATCAAAATAAGTTAAGTCAATTTGGGTTTAGCCCTAATGTTCAGGCTAGGTGGGTCCACTCGTATCCTGGCCTAGGAAAATTGGTAAAAATTGCTTGCCGGGTTGGACCCGACAGTTGCAAAATTTAATGGAAATCAAATAAATGTCTGAGGCCTTGCGGGCACGGGTCTGATTATAAAGTTTGCGTAGTAAAGTAAAGCaggtttatttatataaaatagaagTCCCATCGGCAAGGctccatcatcatcttcattcttCAACTCGTGACTATCTATTTTCTGTTCAACTATTGAGAAAAATCCCATATGGGCTTGCCTCTGAATGTTGACAAATCTTGCTTTAAACTGAAGAAATCAAGCCGATAATccatggtaaaaaaaaaagaagatacgACTTGTTAAAGGCAAAGAAATGACTAAACAACACATGGGCCAACTTTGAAATCTATGGTGGCTTTTGAATTTCGCCTCCATTTTTGTTATAGAAATGCTCTTATAATTGGGCatattacatttttaaaatacaaaaaaaagcatagaaaaaaaattatataataagaaagtGATTCATGCATTGATGTATAAGTGGGAATATACAATGTATAATATATGATTGCTTATTGCTTGTgggttttatttctttatatatatatataaaagaacaGCATGAGATCATTCttatattattctatattttcCGGGGACAAAGATTAGATCAACTTGTGACTTTGATCTTTTTGAATGTGCTGCACGAAACTCCAGTTTCAGGAatcacagtttttttttttttttaatttaataattatatattgatatcGTAGTCAATGTGAATAAGGAAAGTAACCACTTTCAACATGACACACGATgcccaaaaatttaaaatatgaatgattGAAATAAAGAATAAGAAATGTTCGGCCAATCCAGTTAAACTGTCGTGCTGatgttaataattataatttatataattttataattattgaaattcgattgtaaaaaatatagatagttcaattatatattaaattaaaagataaaacaaaattttaattattaagtcTTAAACAGAGTAAAGAAatgtcaaatattttaatttttctctttgttcCGATGAAAAGACCTTTTcccattttttgataaaaaaaatgataatgaattattatctttatttttaaataaaaaataaaatatttattgggtatttgaatatattaataataattcaaattttttaatgataaattaattttaaaaagttataagatatataaaagAGGGAATAAACTGATAAAATGACGAGTCGACGATATATCTATTGTCATTATTGTTtgtgaaatttattaaaaaattcatttttcatctcaaacaaaagatttggtttgatttatcaaattgatatctcTATTTTAAACAGAATTTATATGTGTTAGTGATATACGCTATACCacttaactaatattttatttaattaaattatcaattagaTTAATCAAAACTTAAACCTATCTTTAATCAGATCGACAAAGATTGACTCTAACTATTATTTCAACAATATTAGTCTATTTGCTATGATTATTAAGTGACAAACTTATAATAATAGAGTTTTGTTGGAATATTtagaagttaaaaaatattcCTATATAAATTTACAAATCAAGAAATGGGATGCTTCTAAGGAGGGCAACCTAAAAGAGGGAaaaccataaataaaataagaaaagtgaCCAATGGATCAATTATACCAAACTAAAGGGGTCGTTGTTAGAGAAAAGAAggttaaaattgtaaaaattgattgaaagagCACAAACACATTTTCCACTAAACAACATATTTTACtcaaaacataataattgtACCCGTTGACGTTTCTCTCTTATTCCCTCAAACCGTCTTCGACGCCCACACGCAAACTCCTTTTGACTCTTAACAGGggcaattcaattatttatttatttatttaaaaaagaaagtatGCAAAAATCGGAGCCGCAATTCGGCTCACGAAACCCgacttttcttttgtttctattACCGTTTGCTCAGGTGGAGCATTAGGTTGGACCCTTCAAAAAGTTAGCTCGGTTTgagaaatatcaatttgaatatgtagtaattaaatttaaatcgaatattaattaaaaaaaggttaattcaacataatttataaattaattatttaatttagtttgatttacttttaattataattcgaatcaagttaaattataaaattaataaaataatattatattaattattattaaaatgactttttttaatgatagagaaaataatgtaaagttataaatttaaatcacacAAATGAATTATAATCCTGAATTATAATACAAGTCAAACTTAAAAGATTTATCCAATCAAAGTTTAAACGTTCTTAAACGTTAGTTTGACGAACTCAAGCTATCCTCAAAGCTTCACGTAAAGGGTATCTTAAACATTTGCACTTTTCGATTTAGTCCTTGTGAATGGAGTTTCCCTTCTCCCTACGGAATCGGGCATTTTCTTTTGTCAATGTTTGAAGCGCTATTTTAACTAAATCTCAGCTGTCCCGCGTTACATCCCACTTTACTTTCTGTCTCTTTACTACCCTTATTACATATCCAATATTACAATAATGGCATTACCTTGTCAGCTTTAAGGGACAagtttatatattcttttcGGTGCTTTAAACTGTATTAGTGCAACAGTGACATGGTATCCAATCACtcttaatttcattattattattattgcatgATTAAGTGCTTTAAGCTTTTCATTACCTGTTCAGTCCAAAGCCTCTTTATTTTATGGAAGATCAGGTGAAAAGACTTTCGTACccacaacataaaataaaaaaaaaaaagtagcaaATAGTAATGCAAGGCACTTTGGGACAGCTTTAGTAGCAAAGGTACATAAGTTGGGAAATTGCGGggatatattaagattaaaattttattttgatgggTTTGGTTTGGCTATAGCACCAATTTGAGCTCAGTTTGGTATTTTAGTCAAGCCAAAAGttgacaaaaaatatattattttaatatatattagtttaaataatattattttaattaattcaaatcaaatttttttaaatttataaattgaatattttcaaactcaaatttaagattaattaaaacaagtctattttgagtttatttaagttaaaataaatttaaattaatttaatttaatttttatctatttgatataATGTGAGTTAAATAAGCATttttcgtttaaaaaaaaatcaatgtaaaAGTGGGATGGAAGGGCATATGTGTCTTCTCGGAAAGAGATTCCCCCTAAAATTCTCCACCTGATCCGAAATAGTGAGACAAGAAGATTTAGAAAATCTTGAGATGGGGCATCACTTGAAGGTGGCATTTTTGTCAGCTACCCGAATCCGACGTGGGTGCCCGTCGTTTTTGAGGCAAGTAGGTCCCTTATCCTTTATTCCCTCACCCACCTGTCGCAAGGCCGTATTCTCTTTTAAATGCAATAATACCCTCCcttttttttaaccaattttactcctatatatatttaaattataattaatgtattaATGTATAAGTAAAAAAATCAGCAACGAGAAAAAACTTCAATAGGTAACATCGATGACACATTAATATTGaggtaaaatttttttcaatttaaattaaaataagagtaatattatgtgtatctattttaaatacataaatatatatatatttatatatgtaatcatatgattggttattattttattcttaattcaaaattatttaatcatatgatgatatatataaatatgtatatatttatatacccaaaataaatacatataattttattgttaaaataaaccACAATTTAAGTCTAATTTGATTCACATTACATCACATCCATCGTTACTTATGGTGGGCAATGGCAAAACATCCCCCAAATGGGAGAATTATTCAATGACTTGTCAATATCAATGACCCCCTCCATATATACGAGCATCTTAATTTGGTTCATTGATTCTACAAGACAATCTAACACGTATGTCCCTATTCTTtatcataaacaattttaaaccttgttttttatttatttttatttttttgtgttttgattagATCTATACCATAGGATTCTTCTTATTACATAGAGGTgttccttttttcctttatttgtgcAAATAAACATTCGTATCCACAGAtatgaatgtgattatattcctataaaaataatatcaataaaattttgtgtatatatttctaatatataatttaagtatataaacaatatattattatatgattaaataattttaaaataaaaataaaataatatttaatcatatgataatatattatctttgtattcaaattatatataaaaaatatatacatataatattaccaaaataataatcatgTTATTAATAATCAAAGTATTTTATGTTTGGTATATTTGATTTTTGGTAGCTTCTATATAGGCCCATATCTCCATATGAATATGCttcaccatttttattttttgatttgtagcatatcataacatattttctttactttcttTACTCATTTGTAATGATAGATTAGACTTGAACCGATCCTAAATAAAGgtcaatttaagtttagttaTAATTTAAGAAGTttagttcaaactcaaactcatttaaGTTGGTAATgagattacaaaaaaaaaaaattataaaaaaacatcaaacaagaagaagaggaccactgaagatgatgatgatgattaaaaattatttcagaaaaaagtaaatgaatttattaataatttttaacaatttgttaGATTTGAGTTAACTTGACTCGAACTTAAATTGGagttattcaaactcaaattcaactaatTACAAGTTGAACATCAAGCAAAAACTAACCTAATTTCGTTTGGATCTAACTCAACCGATTAGTACTCACATGTAATAttcctttatttaatttatttatattttgagttAATTTCTATGCATATTTTTATACtcaattataaacttaaatattgttattatggACCAGCGAATTttctattaatcaaatttttgttccatGCCCAACAAATCATGTACTAGACATTGTTAATTCGAATACAAATGTCTCACGGAAACTTATAAAATGCTCATTCAATATGTATGgaaggagaaaaatattaaaaacatgaaaaagatagtttaagaatagtttgaaaataatttaattttaaatttatctgatttaatttagatttaaatattcaaatcaatttaactcgaataatttaaattgaatctatTATTAGATACAtatgataaaggaaaaaaatgttaagaaCATGAGTCTTGATGTAATTTTATGAAGagaattatactatttttttaaatttaggtattatattttattcgacgacttaaaatttattttttaaaatttataaaacttgtAGGGTTGACtttcttgaatttataaaagcatgtaattattattgaaattccCATAATATATCAATTAGTCATTCAATTTCACCAATTTGGCATTCGAAgtgaatttattcatttattttttttaaagattgaaTTAGTTTTGGCTTATGAAGCATGGTAAGGTCAAGAATGCGAATAGATGTATCGTTACggacaaaattgtcatttcagtAAAACAGCAGACATTTCGTGAAAGTGTAGCGATGTTGAATCCTAAAAACAAGCAGCTAAACTAACCATAAAATCTGGTTCTCCTTATCTGATCGCTCAAACAGAAGTTTGAGGGttagttttgtaatttcatcCTAATTAAAAGATTGATAACGTACAGCTGTAAGCATGACATAAGGTGACATCACCCTTACAAGCCCCCAACTCTATTCCGTCTCTTTTTCCTAAATCACTAAAATGCCCCCATCTCCGTCTAATAATTTCTTAAGCATAAAAAActtgatattattttaagataatatgtattatttaataataaaaataacaacactaaattatttttcataatcaaGCAAtcgaaattttgtttttataaaaaggatcaattttttaaattttattattaaatagagcaaatttatattttattttacaaaaatgaGTTTAACTTGTAACactacaaaaaattaatatgtaaatcttttgttttaatatataaataatgatcaagatatttttttaccgaccaatttttttttttgtattgaaagattgtagttttaaaattttcaattaaaatctaAACCTTTATtctatcagaaaaaaaaaaaagtctaacaTTTATATGTGCATTATGTgtttcttacaatttttttaatttaacatcatatttatttaaattttttaaaattagaatgatatttattgatgttAACTGTTGtactttttttcaataaatcatgtcccatttttttcaattaattaaatcgTGTCTTAGATCTATCCAACCCATTGAATATGTCAATGTcacatgatatatttattttagtgttttcaatttaaaaaaaaaaaactacatcaattttctttaaaattatttaaagtcaAATGACAGCTTAGTATACTTAATTCTATAGTAAAAATTTTATccccttaattaaaaaattagaaagtttAATcactttaacaataaaaaacaaaatttgattttttcatttaaaagaaaatttgataattcggtatttaaaaaagttttttcaaattttagaaaataataatggctAAGGAAGAAGGGTgcaatagtaattttataaggAGAGGACATGGAAAAGGAAACGTTTGACAGCTTCGGTAATTCCCATACACAAAGGTCGAAGACAACTAAGCTGAAAGAGCTAAAAAGCATTAGATGGATTCGGTTTCGtttcaattaaaaactttaaccTTTTCGCAGAGACCCAAATTTAACTGCTTTAAACGTATTCTTGATGATAATGTGAATGTCAAAGATAAAGGAGTTTGAGTCTTGTTTACGCCATACGGGGTTCGTCCTTATTTATTCCACCCTGTTCTTCTCTCCATTGGTATAAGGAAACCCACAAATTTTCCTTCTCAGTCTGCACTCCTCGCCAATCTCTGcacccttttctttcttttcagtcattgtttcttgttcttgttcttgttgtttGGTTGAttggtttttattattttgtctttcttttagTTTGATGGGTGTATAAGAAGTTTACATCACTTACTTTGGATTCTGCCTCAATTGGGTTTCGACACTTTGAACTGCCTGCTGCTGTTGTGTTGCTGCTACAAGTACAAAGGCTTTCTTGCTTCAAGTGGCGTGTGCTTTTTTGAAGATGGAAAAgattaattttgtcaaaaatgGAGTTTTAAGATTGCCACCGGGATTCCGTTTTCATCCCACTGATGAAGAGTTGGTTGTTCAGTATTTGAAGCGCAAGGTTTTTGCTTTCCCCTTGCCTGCTTCTATAATTCCTGAAGTTGATGTCTGCAAGTCTGATCCTTGGGATTTGCCAGGTTAGTGAGTTTACATGCCTTTAATTTGGCCTAAAGATTAAAAGAAGTTGTTTGATGATACATAGGGgtttttattttgggtttagGTGATTTGGAGCAAGAGAGGTACTTTTTTAGCACGAGGGAAGCAAAATACCCAAATGGGAACAGATCCAATAGAGCTACTGGCTCTGGTTATTGGAAGGCCACTGGACTTGACAAGCAAATTGTAACTTCCAGGGGCAACCAAATTGTGGGCATGAAAAAAACTTTGGTTTTTTATGGGGGGAAGCCACCGCATGGTTCAAGAACCGATTGGGTTATGCATGAATATAGGCTTGTTGGTTCGGAGACAACTCAAAATAAAAGCTCAAACCAGGTGAGTTTTCAATCTTAAAAGTCCAACAGATTGCAAGTTTCAGAGCTTTTCAACTTATGCTTCATTggatcattttataattttaattaagatatgTGCAGAGCCCTGTGATGGTGGTCGAAAATTGGGTTCTATGCCGGATATTCTTGAAGAAAAGAAGTTCTAAAAATGAAGATGAGGAGACTTGCAATGCTAAAGGAAGCCGTAAATCGAGGACCATCAAGCCTGTTCTCtatgattttatgaaaaaagaaagagctGATTTGAATCTGgctccttctttttcttcttcttcagggACAAGTGGAATCACTGAAATTTCTTCCACTGAATCAGATGGTCACGAAGAGAGCAGTTGCAATAGCTTCCTTTATTTCAGAAGAAAAcagtaaacaaataaattataatttccctcTTTTGTACTGGCTGTACCAGTAATTGCTGGTCTTCcgatcaaaaaaaaaaaaagtcagaatAAGCATTTTGCAATCCATTGTTTGGTCATTTAAGTCTCAACTTTGTTGTCTCAGATTATCAATTTACAGAACGAGATCTCAATGGAAGAAAAGCCTCCAAAAAAACAACTGCATTAGTTGTTATCAGTAATTTCAAAGAGCAATgtattttaacaaattcaagTCAACTTGACtgtaatcatcaataaatcCCGGATCTCATTATGTTCTTATTTCTCTCCTAAAATTTTTAGCAGGGAAAATTTTCTCTGAAAAGATTGTTTTAGCTGTCCAATAACCTATTCGATACTAAAAGGCAAATGATTcacaaaagagaaagataaaaattattaaagactGATAAAGTGGTCTGAAAAAAAaggtacacacacacacatgtataacatatacatatatattttttagcttTGTTAAAAGACAAGTCCTTCGAAAGGAGAAGGAGAATAAGCATATGATCTTTGCAAAATCAGCTTTGCACGAGGTTCTGATTTTCCATATAGGAAAAAGGCAAAGATTTTACTCCAAGGGAACCCAATTCTTTGACACTTCACTATATATATCTCAACTAGAATCGAATCTCGAAGAATCTGAGCCTCCTGCTCCAGGTCAAAACCTTCATACACACTCTCCACCATTTTTATCTACAAAATTGACAAATGGGTTCGGAGGAGCAGACATTCTTTACGTATATTCTACAACATTTGTTACAGTGGTCATCTTCATCTAACAATAATACAAAAGTTATAGGGGAGGGTAGGTGGGAATGCTGATAAAGGACCTTAGAgccaactaaaaattttgaattttacagGACCAGTTGGTGAAAGTTGAGAGCTGGAAGAAATCGATTCCTGAGCAAGGACGGGATGGGACGGGACAGCCTGGAAGCATTTGAAAATTGGTGAATACTGTATAATGGCTTTTCAAGAGATTGAAGTTTTTAAGATTGCTTGTGCGATCCTGCCAAAAATTTCTGGTTGTTACAATAAGATTGTGAATAAAGaattaaatctattttttttttaagttttaatatagtttaatctattattaaaaaatctatatttaaatttatataatgtctatcaagtgtatcatgtgtttccttttatttattcattataattttaaaatataaattttttaaattgattatataaaaataaaattatgatcgataattataatttctcattGTATAAAATAGGACATAAAATAAGTgtcaaatgacaaatatatttGGCGTCTTAAAGCACACAAACAACTGTCACTTCTTTCTATTGATTACTTTTTTAGGAAACACTCTACCATCCAACGGTAATATATATTCTCTTAAATAGAAAAAACTTAGGAATTCAAGATTCTCTTCTCTTTCCTTTCTCCAACAAGCTCCggaattaagtaaataaatgtaATTGAAGCTTTCACTGCATGTGTAGTACACGTGTCAAACATGCAAGAAGCAGCCACAACCCAGTTGTATAGTTGACTCAATGAACACTTTAAATTATGATCTAGgatgaaattttgataaaaataaaataataataatagccaTTTAATTGATTCATtcgtaaaaataataaatattaattaattaaaaacgaAAACTTGTAAGGTGGGGTTGTCACCTCcttggaaaaataaataaataaatgatatctTATGCAAACGCTAGATTGACAAAAGACGTTTAAATGATGCCAAGTGGATTTCAGATTGACAAAAGACggcataaatttaattatatactatttaagaagaaaaaccCTTTTAATTGTCCGAAATTTGAGAGCTCAAGtccatgaataaaattattcctttaaataaattatatatatatatatatataaaattaatttaaagtgaGGTTTCCGTAAGCTGAAATAAGCtgaatttggttaaaaaataatttaattttaaacttacacaaatcaatttaaatttgaatatttaaatcaattttattatattatattttttagtgtATAAAAAGCTACTTGAAAAACAATCTTTTAAAAAAGTCtgttcaaacaataataatcaaCGACCATACTAGTGTTACACTCGAATCGAGCtagtttggttttaaaagtcaatttaagtttatttaatttaacttgaattaaaattgagtttgaattgaaagaGTTAACTTGTTTCTAAAACTGAGTTAAACTATAGTTAGAGaaagtttaattcaatctaGCTTACGAgtcaaaaaatagttttatttaatttgaattatgttaaacaaaataatatcattttgtctattattatataaaataatattattttattaatgaatcgCAAACTCAAGTTATGAATTTGAGTAATTAATTCAAGCCAAACCGAcctaaactatttttattcaaatcaaattcgaattacttaaattttagtttgttaaaCTTGAactgaactattttttattcaaatcaaattaaaattaaaagatgtttgAACTCGATTTTTTTCAAcacatttgaaataaaatacaaCTCAAATCGATTCAAATTTAGGAAAATAAACTTCAGATTGATGAGTTCAGATTCTAACTTGACTAAAAAACAATTGGTTCAAcaataatttaaactcaaatatttataaaaatttgaacttaaatcatttataaaaaggaatctaatttttttcatttatactAAGATTTCTTTGGTCCAAACTCCGAGCcctaattattataattagcatggccaaaacaaagaggaagaagaagcaaaagggcattagaaaaaataaataagccGACCACAGAGTTTCTTGCGACAGTGGTTTACAATGACCTAAAGCTTGGCTGGCTGTTGGAGTTCTTCACgtcacttttttttcctttctatctgtaaaaatataatatttcgtTTTCAGGATTTGTGTGACAGACAcattggtttggtttggtttggattggattagattggattggattggattggattgctGACTTAGGTTACGAAAATTTGTCAATCACGTGGGCAGCCCGTCATGGTAGACCACTCACTTACACCACATAACTTTAAAATTATACCCTTATGTAGCCTCACCTGATGCTTCTGATTAGGTCAATTTCTTGAAGAAATTAGTACAGATTTATgcgggtaattttgacatttcattAATCCAATACCTTGCAGATAGGGCAGGGAATGTATTATCAATTATGCAAGTTGACCGGTTCCTAAACCAACCACTCTTGCCTGGACAATTTTAAGTTCCAAGGGGTTGCTTAGTATCTCTGCAACAATGACATCTCCAATTATTTTAATCACATTCAATTGATATGTTTAATTATGGGATATTAAGGTCCTCCCCTGCAACTACCACCCTATGTCCTTATCTTCAAATAAATTCTAAACCAATATATTCCCTTCATTAGAATGGGATTCAAATACAATTagattcaatataaattattcaaactgaatttgagtttggattAAATGATAAGAGTTCAAGTTAATGATTAAGGTTATTTTTATAAACgataagtttaaaaacttatttgaatatttaagttagtgttgattcaaatcaaagaatcaaattaatttttttgtatttgaattgaTCTTGAACTTAATTgtacttaaatttaatttgaatctactCTAACCTTAATTACAAACTCTTAATTATAGATAGTTAAAACTTAGTCAAAAGggtattctttttttaatattatatgagtCTCATTAGGGTTTGACTAGGATAGAATCCAACCCAAGATCAACATCAACTTTATGATTGCCTTGTTGGTTGTAGCTCTTATATGTTAGAAGAAATTAAAGGAATTAGGTGGGCAAGTCGCCTGCAAGTAGGAATCTAAACATGAACAACTCATAGTCATAAGAAGAAACCAACAGTTGTATCAGGTAATGCAAGCTAAGccaatttgaaatgaaattgtCTAGAATTGGAGACTAAATGGTCAACGCTATTTCCAGCAGTTGCCTGCCTATATCTTTATATTGCATTAAAATGCTGACTAACACCTAAAGCAACAACCTGCAGAATGGGGCGGGGTAGGGTAGTTTTCAGCCACAAGCTAAAAAAATCCTAACTAAAATTTCAGCTACAATTACTTCCTAACAGTGCAAGCACAAGATTTTATGCAACAAGACAACTCAAAATTTACCAAAATATGTCTTGATTTTTCAGTCTCCAAGACGTACATAAAAGCTTTTTATGCAAAAGGAGGCAGTTTTGGGTGGTGAATTTGAGTTGACCGACTCAAACTTGACTCGAATATTAAATACCCAACTTGATCTCAACTAAAATAATGCACAGTATTACCCTAAGATTGACGGTGGGATAAACAATGCCATcgtaaaagacaaaaaagtcaaaataaaattcaactaTCAAACTAAGActgtaattcaaatttaattagttaaaatttaacATTGATTTAAACCCAAACCCTCAACCAATTCTACATATATCCAGCT contains:
- the LOC123215013 gene encoding NAC domain-containing protein 83-like yields the protein MEKINFVKNGVLRLPPGFRFHPTDEELVVQYLKRKVFAFPLPASIIPEVDVCKSDPWDLPGDLEQERYFFSTREAKYPNGNRSNRATGSGYWKATGLDKQIVTSRGNQIVGMKKTLVFYGGKPPHGSRTDWVMHEYRLVGSETTQNKSSNQSPVMVVENWVLCRIFLKKRSSKNEDEETCNAKGSRKSRTIKPVLYDFMKKERADLNLAPSFSSSSGTSGITEISSTESDGHEESSCNSFLYFRRKQ